One segment of Amycolatopsis alba DSM 44262 DNA contains the following:
- a CDS encoding stage II sporulation protein M, translating to MDVDVFVAAHQAEWNRLRDLVGRAGKLSGPDADELVTLYQRVATHLSIIRSVAPDPVLVAHLSGLVAKARSAVTGSHSPAWREVGLFFTRRFPAALYLSRRWWLASAAASIVVMAVAAVWIAGDPQVLASLASPEEFKDLTAPGGKYETYYSSDPAGSFAARVWTNNAWVAATCLFLGVVLGVPVIYALWANSLNLAIGAALMSSAGRLDVFFGLILPHGLLELTAVFVAAGTGLKLGWTVIDPGRRSRTAALGEQGRSVVVMALGLTVVLLISGVIEGFVTPSGLPTWARIGIGVVAEVAFLLYVFVVGRRAAKAGEVGDVDWRYAGDSRPEAG from the coding sequence TTGGACGTGGACGTGTTCGTCGCCGCGCACCAGGCCGAATGGAACCGGCTGCGTGACCTCGTCGGCCGCGCCGGGAAACTCAGCGGGCCGGACGCCGACGAGCTGGTGACGCTGTACCAGCGGGTCGCGACGCACCTTTCGATCATCCGGTCGGTCGCGCCCGACCCGGTGCTCGTCGCGCACCTGTCCGGGCTGGTCGCGAAGGCCCGCTCGGCCGTCACCGGTTCGCACAGCCCCGCCTGGCGTGAGGTCGGGCTGTTCTTCACCCGGCGATTCCCCGCGGCGCTGTACCTGAGCAGGCGCTGGTGGCTGGCGTCGGCGGCGGCGTCCATCGTGGTGATGGCGGTCGCGGCGGTGTGGATCGCCGGTGACCCGCAGGTGCTCGCGTCGCTGGCCTCGCCCGAGGAGTTCAAGGACCTGACAGCGCCGGGTGGCAAGTACGAGACGTACTACTCGTCCGATCCCGCGGGTTCCTTCGCCGCGCGTGTCTGGACCAACAACGCGTGGGTGGCCGCGACCTGCCTGTTCCTCGGCGTCGTGCTGGGGGTCCCGGTGATCTACGCGCTCTGGGCGAACTCGCTGAACCTCGCGATCGGCGCGGCGCTGATGTCCTCGGCCGGGCGGCTCGACGTGTTCTTCGGCCTGATCCTGCCGCACGGCCTGCTGGAGCTGACCGCGGTGTTCGTCGCGGCCGGGACGGGGCTGAAGCTCGGCTGGACGGTCATCGATCCGGGACGCCGTTCCCGGACGGCGGCGCTCGGCGAGCAGGGGCGCTCGGTCGTGGTGATGGCGCTGGGGCTGACCGTGGTCCTGCTGATCTCCGGCGTGATCGAGGGTTTCGTGACGCCGTCGGGCCTGCCGACCTGGGCGAGGATCGGCATCGGCGTGGTCGCCGAGGTCGCGTTCCTGCTCTATGTGTTCGTTGTCGGGCGCCGGGCCGCGAAAGCGGGCGAAGTGGGCGACGTCGACTGGCGCTACGCCGGAGACTCCCGTCCGGAAGCGGGCTGA
- a CDS encoding RDD family protein — MEQESDLVTGEAVVLDVRAAKLASRGLAMMIDVVLQLISLFVAVLVLSQVAAFGDEALALTLFLVTLVLIMVGYPVIFETLSRGRTLGKMALGLRVVRTDGGPVRFRHALVRGLAGFFIDFWALGLLGVVAVVTSLLSPNGRRVGDYLAGTLVIRERMPAARTPYVGMPPQLAYWASQLDLTRLPNDLALAVRQYLSRTSELRPEAAEALGYGLAQQVAATVGAPVPPGVPAWAYLSAVLAERRRRDQAKLQSAVQYAPPAAVPGAHYAPPAQPYPQPPAPAPVTQPPPEPENPFAPPG, encoded by the coding sequence GTGGAACAAGAGTCCGATCTCGTCACCGGCGAGGCCGTCGTCCTGGACGTGCGCGCGGCGAAGCTGGCCAGCCGCGGGCTCGCCATGATGATCGACGTCGTCCTTCAGCTGATCTCGCTGTTCGTCGCGGTGCTGGTCCTGAGCCAGGTCGCCGCGTTCGGTGACGAGGCGCTGGCGCTGACCCTGTTCCTGGTGACCCTCGTGCTGATCATGGTCGGCTATCCGGTGATCTTCGAGACGCTGAGCCGCGGCCGCACCCTCGGGAAGATGGCGCTCGGCCTGCGCGTGGTCCGCACCGACGGCGGCCCGGTCCGGTTCCGGCACGCGCTGGTCCGCGGGCTCGCCGGGTTCTTCATCGACTTCTGGGCGCTGGGCCTGCTCGGCGTCGTGGCGGTGGTCACGTCGCTGCTGTCGCCCAACGGCCGCCGCGTCGGCGACTACCTCGCAGGCACCCTGGTGATCCGGGAACGCATGCCCGCCGCCCGGACGCCGTACGTCGGGATGCCGCCGCAGCTGGCGTACTGGGCTTCGCAGCTGGACCTGACCCGGCTGCCGAACGACCTCGCGCTCGCCGTCCGCCAGTACCTGAGCCGCACGAGCGAGCTCCGCCCGGAAGCGGCGGAAGCCCTCGGGTACGGGCTCGCGCAGCAGGTCGCGGCGACGGTCGGGGCGCCGGTGCCGCCGGGGGTGCCGGCGTGGGCGTACCTGTCGGCGGTGCTGGCGGAGCGACGGCGGCGGGATCAGGCGAAGCTGCAGTCCGCCGTTCAGTACGCTCCGCCCGCCGCTGTCCCCGGTGCGCACTACGCGCCGCCCGCGCAGCCGTATCCGCAGCCGCCCGCTCCCGCGCCGGTCACCCAGCCTCCGCCGGAACCCGAAAACCCCTTCGCCCCACCAGGCTGA
- a CDS encoding neutral zinc metallopeptidase: protein MPPPNRPGPGGQLPPGRPPGAGRPPMPPPISQPTPVPPPFRPGPPSGGMPLPPPGAAPLPPPQVGAPVPFRPGAVGPPQLPYGPRFAPPAFAPYGGYRAKKSNGGVIAAVAIVAVMALMGGLVMVLAIANSRPTHVADAGYSSYPTSPTSSSSSDYTTTTTAGDTSTTSTRSRDSTASRETSAGSTRETSASRAPSGPQPQHKLADNPLWLDSKVGLPNQACNLSRWATNPNASAAFFESARPCLDSVWQQVMSYTNLPFRVPTVKYPSGKNWSSPCGDASGGTVAAFYCSQNETLYMPYEGLQPDQYGNRPGVYLAVFAHEYAHHIQALSGISQAYWDARYDAGTDSAAGLEMSRRNELSAQCLSGTFLGSTVGRGGSVDQAMYRDAWGSQDRGDHNGGPRDHGTDAHAISWWQHGAQKNRMFECNTWAAKPSDVS from the coding sequence GTGCCGCCGCCGAACCGGCCGGGCCCCGGCGGTCAGCTGCCGCCCGGCCGCCCTCCTGGTGCCGGGCGGCCGCCGATGCCGCCGCCGATCTCGCAGCCGACGCCGGTCCCACCGCCGTTCCGGCCGGGTCCGCCGAGCGGCGGGATGCCGCTGCCCCCGCCGGGCGCGGCCCCGCTGCCGCCGCCGCAGGTCGGCGCGCCGGTCCCGTTCCGGCCCGGTGCCGTCGGCCCGCCGCAGCTTCCTTACGGTCCGCGTTTCGCGCCGCCCGCTTTCGCTCCCTACGGTGGATATCGGGCGAAGAAGTCGAACGGCGGGGTCATCGCGGCCGTCGCGATCGTGGCCGTGATGGCGCTGATGGGCGGGCTGGTCATGGTGCTCGCCATCGCGAACAGCCGCCCGACTCATGTCGCGGACGCCGGATACTCGAGCTATCCGACGAGCCCGACGTCGTCGTCCTCTTCGGACTACACGACGACGACAACGGCAGGCGACACGTCGACGACGAGCACCCGTTCGCGCGATTCGACCGCCTCGCGGGAGACGTCGGCGGGCTCGACACGGGAGACCTCGGCCAGCCGGGCGCCGTCCGGTCCGCAACCGCAGCACAAACTGGCCGACAACCCGCTGTGGCTGGATTCCAAGGTCGGCCTGCCGAACCAGGCGTGCAACCTCTCGCGCTGGGCGACCAACCCGAACGCGTCGGCCGCGTTCTTCGAAAGCGCGCGTCCCTGCCTGGACAGCGTCTGGCAGCAGGTCATGAGCTACACCAACCTGCCGTTCCGGGTCCCGACCGTGAAGTACCCGTCCGGCAAGAACTGGTCGAGCCCGTGCGGTGACGCCAGCGGCGGCACGGTGGCGGCGTTCTATTGCTCGCAGAACGAGACGCTGTACATGCCGTACGAAGGCCTTCAGCCCGACCAGTACGGCAACCGGCCAGGGGTCTACCTGGCGGTCTTCGCCCACGAGTACGCGCATCACATCCAGGCGCTTTCCGGTATCTCGCAGGCCTATTGGGACGCGCGATACGACGCGGGCACCGACTCGGCGGCGGGCCTGGAGATGTCCCGGCGGAACGAACTTTCGGCGCAATGCCTGTCCGGGACGTTCCTCGGCTCGACAGTGGGCCGCGGTGGCTCGGTCGACCAGGCGATGTACCGGGACGCGTGGGGCTCGCAGGACCGCGGCGACCACAACGGCGGCCCGCGCGACCACGGCACCGACGCGCACGCGATCTCGTGGTGGCAGCACGGCGCGCAGAAGAACCGGATGTTCGAGTGCAACACCTGGGCGGCGAAGCCCTCCGACGTCTCCTGA
- a CDS encoding DUF2207 domain-containing protein, protein MLTKWGTAIVAVAASSALMAPPSDTNVPEAPEAGPSLTNAPQLPKPPPLGARGQLGLLQPPSGASANVAVKVERDGSVSITEQVTVPGGQHLVRRIPLKVPAGEEQDRVYGVRDVVVEGAGKTESNGEQLVATFDGGASTLKYKVDGAVADVNGAQQVRWQVASGWDGELSRVSASFSAPTREMPTVDCFAGPLGSDRQCSLAETDHSGVVRIEQDKLAAGERVDLAVGLPAGTVPANARFEQIASVGGAFALTTLTGIGFGALALFLILGALAIWLLRRRDKGALTAGTGPVDVLMREGDRVSFASPDGVLPGQVGTVVDETVDVVDVSGTVVDLAVRNYLWLAEVRGNGVVDWQIARRNAPDEHLVAFEREIYTAILPEGTDSVLLSELRGRGTVDLRVAGEAMYADVVRKGWFSRRPDKGRNKLTLAGIGLVALGLVGTVVLTFTAGHALLGVAVALAGVATLLGASWVPPRTSRGRRLVGQVRGLLEYLHTVKVDAIPLADREMVFSRSLPYAIVLGDTENWLRTFEGLDPSADGSAGLYWFGGLEGDRDLRRFAAHLPSFLSALDGLLAESGHLRSIRPEPVPA, encoded by the coding sequence GTGTTGACGAAATGGGGGACGGCGATCGTGGCCGTCGCGGCGAGCTCGGCCTTGATGGCCCCGCCGTCGGATACGAACGTGCCGGAGGCGCCCGAAGCGGGCCCTTCGCTGACGAACGCGCCGCAGCTGCCGAAGCCGCCGCCACTCGGCGCGCGCGGCCAGCTCGGGCTGCTCCAGCCGCCGAGCGGCGCCTCCGCGAACGTCGCGGTGAAGGTGGAACGCGACGGTTCGGTGTCGATCACCGAGCAGGTGACCGTCCCCGGTGGACAGCATCTGGTGCGCCGGATCCCGTTGAAGGTTCCCGCCGGTGAGGAGCAGGACCGCGTCTACGGGGTCCGCGACGTCGTGGTCGAGGGCGCGGGCAAGACCGAGTCGAACGGCGAGCAGCTGGTCGCCACCTTCGACGGCGGCGCGTCCACCCTCAAGTACAAAGTGGACGGGGCGGTCGCCGACGTCAACGGCGCGCAGCAGGTGCGCTGGCAGGTCGCGAGCGGCTGGGACGGCGAACTGTCCCGTGTGTCCGCTTCGTTCAGCGCGCCGACGCGCGAAATGCCCACAGTGGACTGTTTCGCCGGGCCGCTCGGTTCGGACAGGCAGTGTTCGCTCGCGGAGACCGACCACAGCGGTGTCGTCCGGATCGAGCAGGACAAGCTCGCGGCGGGCGAGCGGGTCGATCTCGCCGTCGGGCTCCCGGCGGGCACCGTTCCCGCGAACGCGCGGTTCGAGCAGATCGCCTCGGTCGGCGGCGCGTTCGCCCTCACCACCCTCACCGGGATCGGTTTCGGGGCGCTGGCGCTGTTCCTGATCCTCGGCGCGCTCGCCATCTGGCTGCTGCGCCGCCGTGACAAGGGCGCGCTCACCGCGGGCACAGGCCCCGTCGACGTCTTGATGCGAGAAGGCGACAGGGTCTCCTTCGCCTCGCCCGACGGCGTCCTGCCGGGACAGGTCGGCACGGTCGTCGACGAGACGGTCGACGTCGTGGACGTCAGCGGCACGGTGGTCGACCTCGCGGTCCGCAACTACCTGTGGCTCGCCGAGGTCCGCGGCAACGGTGTCGTCGATTGGCAGATCGCCCGCCGTAACGCGCCGGACGAGCACCTCGTCGCCTTCGAACGCGAGATCTACACCGCGATCCTGCCCGAGGGCACCGATTCCGTGCTGCTGTCGGAACTCCGCGGCCGCGGCACCGTCGATCTCCGCGTCGCAGGCGAGGCGATGTACGCGGACGTGGTGCGCAAGGGCTGGTTCTCCCGCCGTCCGGACAAGGGCCGGAACAAGCTCACCCTGGCGGGCATCGGCCTGGTCGCGCTCGGCCTCGTGGGCACCGTGGTCCTGACGTTCACCGCCGGGCACGCGCTGCTCGGCGTCGCGGTCGCGCTCGCCGGCGTCGCCACGCTGCTGGGCGCTTCGTGGGTGCCGCCGCGCACTTCGCGCGGCAGGCGCCTGGTCGGCCAGGTGCGCGGGCTGCTCGAATACCTGCACACCGTCAAGGTCGACGCGATTCCGTTGGCGGACCGGGAAATGGTGTTCTCCCGGTCGCTGCCGTACGCCATCGTGCTCGGTGACACCGAAAACTGGCTCCGGACCTTCGAGGGGCTCGACCCGTCGGCGGACGGCTCGGCCGGGCTGTACTGGTTCGGCGGTCTCGAGGGCGACCGGGATCTGCGCCGGTTCGCCGCGCATCTGCCGTCGTTCCTGTCCGCTTTGGACGGTCTGCTCGCCGAATCCGGGCATCTGCGTTCGATCCGCCCGGAACCGGTCCCCGCCTGA